A single region of the Nicotiana sylvestris chromosome 6, ASM39365v2, whole genome shotgun sequence genome encodes:
- the LOC104246904 gene encoding anaphase-promoting complex subunit 6, giving the protein MREEEIERLRGVVRDCVSKHLYSSAIFFADKVAAITSDPADIYMQAQALYLGRHYRRAFHLLNASQIVLRDLRFRYLAAKCLEELKEWDQCLLMLGDAKVDEHGNITDTRECNSMYLDRDGEDREINILSAICFLRGKAYEALENRAQARLWYKAAIKADPLCYEALECLIENHMLACDEEKTLLSCLQFGPEDGWLSSFYSCLIKKYDKENVVEAKFRELEQGGPNTKTSEKSVLCTLKANTDLLACKAEYYHQCGEYQKCFELTSELLEKDPFHLKCTLVHLAAAMELGHSNELYLMACNLVKDYPQKALSWFAVGCYYYCIKKYDQARRYFSKSTSLDGTFASAWIGYGNAYAAQEEGDQAMSAYRTAARLFPGYHLPTLYIGMEYMRTHSFKLAEQFFMQAKSICPSDPLVYNELGVVSYHMKEYKKAVRWFEKTLTHIPSSLSEIWESTVINLAHSLRKLKRYNEAITYYERALALSTRSLSTYAGLAYTYHLQNNYTAAITYYHKALWLKPDDQFCTEMLTSALVDESRQGIDPMVESRCGGLFI; this is encoded by the exons ATGAGGGAAGAGGAAATAGAGAGGCTAAGAGGTGTAGTGAGGGATTGTGTGAGCAAGCATTTGTATTCATCAGCCATCTTCTTTGCTGACAAAGTGGCCGCAATTACTTCAGACCCAGCTGATATATATATGCAAGCACAAGCGTTGTATCTAGGTCGACACTATCGCCGTGCTTTCCACCTTCTCAATGCTTCCCAAATCGTCCTCCGTGACCTCCGCTTCCGTTACCTCGCCGCTAAGTGCCTC gaAGAGCTGAAGGAGTGGGATCAATGTCTTCTAATGCTGGGTGATGCTAAAGTGGATGAACATGGAAATATTACTGACACAAGGGAGTGCAATAGTATGTACTTAGACAGGGATGGTGAAGATCGCGAAATAAAT ATTTTATCAGCAATATGCTTTTTGAGGGGCAAGGCATATGAAGCTTTGGAGAATCGCGCACAGGCTCGGCTATG GTATAAAGCTGCTATCAAGGCTGATCCTTTGTGTTATGAG GCATTGGAATGTCTGATAGAGAATCACATGCTCGCTTGTGATGAAG AGAAAACCCTGCTCTCATGTTTGCAATTTGGTCCCGAAGATGGGTGGCTCTCTTCATTCTATTCTTGTTTGATAAAGAAG TATGATAAAGAAAATGTGGTGGAAGCCAAATTTAGAGAGCTGGAACAGGGTGGACCTAATACAAAGACGTCCGAAAAATCTGTTTTATGTACGCTTAAAGCCAACACTGATCTTTTGGCCTGCAAAGCCGAGTACTATCATCAATGTGGTGAATATCAGAAATGCTTTGAACTAACTTCTGA ATTGCTTGAAAAGGATCCATTCCATCTCAAGTGTACCCTGGTGCATTTGGCAGCAGCAATGGAGCTAGGACATTCCAATGAGCTGTATCTTATGGCTTGCAATTTAGTGAAGGATTATCCTCAAAA GGCTCTCTCATGGTTTGCTGTCGGTTGCTACTACTATTGTATCAAGAAATATGACCAAGCACGACGCTATTTTAG TAAGTCAACAAGCTTAGATGGAACATTTGCTTCAGCTTGGATAGGCTATGGAAATGCTTATGCAGCTCAAGAAGAAGGAGACCAAGCAATGTCAGCTTACCGTACTGCTGCTAGATTATTTCCTGG GTACCATTTGCCTACTTTGTACATTGGAATGGAATATATGCGAACTCACAGCTTTAAACTGGCTGAGCAG TTTTTTATGCAGGCCAAGTCAATATGCCCCTCAGATCCCCTTGTATATAATGAACTTGGAGTTGTTTCTTATCACATGAAGGA GTATAAGAAAGCAGTGCGGTGGTTTGAGAAAACATTGACTCACATTCCATCTTCCTTAAGTGAGATATGGGAATCAACTGTAATCAATCTTGCTCATTCCCTCAGAAAATTAAA GAGGTACAACGAAGCAATTACATATTATGAGAGAGCCCTTGCATTGTCTACGAGAAGTTTAAGTACTTATGCAGGTCTTGCATACACTTATCACCTTCAG AACAATTACACTGCAGCTATTACATACTACCACAAG GCTTTGTGGCTCAAACCAGATGACCAATTCTGCACAGAAATGTTGACT